In the genome of Bactrocera dorsalis isolate Fly_Bdor unplaced genomic scaffold, ASM2337382v1 BdCtg097, whole genome shotgun sequence, the window TCACTAGAAATGTCGTTAGGTACATTTTCCTGCTCATTATTAAAACGATTACATAGCATTCTTAACCGTGAAGCGGAACGCTCCATATCACGTAGATGTATCAATGCCAATGCATTAAAATCACTtcttaaattgttagaattcaaaGGTGTATTATTTGCGGTTAAGTTCTGCGATATATTTGGTGTGTTTTTTGGCGATGAGTCAATACAATCGTCGTACTTTAACACTTTCTTCGTTATGAATCTTCCCGGCAACGATGACTGCACGAAACATTCATCGTTACTTAAGGACGACGCTTTAATGGGCGATGGTGAATGTGAAGATGTGTTGAATAAgtgcaatttatttattggcTTTTTCAATAAAGCATCCTTGACAATGCTCAGGTTTAGTGAAATTCGACTTGAGTTTAGTGAATCGCTTATTGTTGCACAGTCGTCTCCTTCCAGTGGTTCCCAGTTCATATCTACACAATTGAACACATTATGGGAATTTAAATCCTCATTGTTACGCACCATATCGAGCCAGACATTAAGCCTAGCGATAGGCCATTCGGCTTTACGTTGATGAAGTTTATCATGTAGCAACACGACGGTATGGAATATTCCGAATTCGTCAAGAACCTGTGAATGTCGAAACTCTACCTGCATACCTAAACTACGGCACCGTTGCGTAGCTTCCTTTACctgtaaattataataaaattatagttcgttatcaaaaagtgaaaatcaatgaaaaattttaggGTGCTTAATAAATACAACTTATATTACAATAGCGTGTTAGATTCGGAAAGTAGAGAAATTACTGATACTTTTATGATTCGGGTTCAAACTTTGTTACTActcttttttttaaaagaaagccGGGCTTAAATACAAAAAGCAAGGTGCAACGAGCACATctgcaacaacaatttgtgACTCTTTTACATACAACTGATTATCTACCGCGTGTGAAGCAAACGTGTTTGAAGGCTCATAgcgttatattttcataatttgtgCATTTTGGGATATactatagggtgggccatctaacgttttaaattctcactggacaatcgataaagataacagattgtaacgcaccagtcgacatatacatagatggcgccaccagaatcaaaaaatcctgtttactttgaaacgcacCTTGTACACGCAAAACATATTGCTACAGagcataatagttttgttcactttacggttgtttgtatcacctaaaactaatctaGGTAAACATAgggttatttacatattttgtattgtatatacataacagTCCTGTACATTCGTCTGTCTGtacaagttgcaagaatataaaatgtttggttacatCCAACATTAGCTCTTTCCTACTTGTTTCAGTTTATTTTCATGCACTATTAAAAAATGCTTAGAATTCTTTTTATGTGTGCTCTTTTCTTTGATtagctattattattattagactGTGTGGATTGTTTTGTTCGTAAGGTAAGAAAGTGATAATAACTGAATAAAAGAGTCGTTGTTGTTTCCTTCTGACGGTAGTGTGGTGAGTGAAGAACTCTCATtgacaaatttgtatttacGAATGCTCATCCccttaaacaacaaatttagtATTGAGCACTAAGATAATCTAGTCTGCAGACAAGTTTATCACTTTCAATTCGAAAAATTGTACTGTTTAGAcctaaacaaatatgtacaatcAATTAAGTATCGTGTGTTTGCTGGCCTACtttgaaaacaaaacgaaattcctatgcaaatgtaaatgttgtaaatgttttaaatacttaaacataaatatagaaGTGTAAACTGaatcatatataaatttaaattggatAACCAGATATAAAACTCACCATTAGCTGCGTTTTATGCAGACTCTTATCACTGGGATTTTGCATAATATTATTGATGTCATCAAGCAAATTTGATTTGAAAGTTGGGGTATAAGGTGTAATTACAGGAGTTTTGTCAGTATTATTTTGTGCTTCTACTTGAAATGCTTTTCGTTCCGTTTCGAGTATTTCtctattacatttatatttcaattgCTCCAATTCCAACTTTTGCATGCGTTCATTAAAATTACGTTCATTCTCTGCACGTTCAAATTCTATGCGTGACAAAGCTGCGCGTTTTTCCTCTTCCAATTCGTTACGAAGTTTCTCTTcctgttttaataaaatttcttcatGAGCCATTTGAAAATCAACCACCTGttaaatccaaataaaacaagttaatgaattatgtattattattatgtagTAGCACTCCAAAGATGGAAGAaagtatgaatataaaatattgcaaataaagtGTATTTAAGTCATTATAACCAACTGCATCTACATAATCGAGTGTATTGAGTTTTGTAAATCCGTATTCAGTGAGAAAAGTAAACACAAAATTTTGGGGTCACAcagtataacttcaaaacatCAGTTAAACAAGACGACAACGACGTCGAGGGTCAAAACTATAGTGTTGTAGTGTAAATTACATAAGGGTATGTATTTATTCATACTTAAAAGAAATAAGCTTTACTGTATACATAAAATGAGTAGTGAGAGAAATTGGGATTTGTTTCAAGAGAAATAGTTCATTTTATTAGTGCTCATTTTCGACATATAGacgtattttttgaaaacttttagaCCACATGGatcaataatttataaattcgaACATTGCAGAAACAATATAATACCACAGTGATTTTAGATTAGTGTTGaatttgcacaaaaattttcagtttttactgAATAAATGTAATCTATATCGTTTACTAAGTAAATGCTGCCAATCCAATTATACTAGTATAATTTATAATACTTAAATGAAATGTTCGTAggaaaaaatgttagaaaaattagaatatttgttaattaaaaaatagaagctgtatatatgtaggtattttttcttattttatgtcCATCAGGTACTTATTTTGTTAACACTAACAAGTAAATATTTGGCCAAACAATAATATTGCTTAAGAGTTTAGTGCCTTTTGAAATAACCAATATAATGACTAATACGCAGTACTACAAAATTCGGACAGgtgttggtatatatgtatgtattttaatgagATAAAGCTTTTTTTTATCAGAAGTTCATTATCATGTTCACAAAGCACTCTTATAATTGTTTTCTAGAAATCTTGGATTTTTCTTTCGTATGTGTCGAAGTTATATACTTGTctcaaattacatatttattatgtaaatatatagtaCTTTAATCTTGAGGAAGATTAATAAGATAACTCAAACAGCCAGCAAGGTTATAAGCAATAAACTGTTATTATTACAAACTTTAGGGATCAATTTAGATTTTGTCTTGTTCGTGTTTGAATTCATGATCGACCATATGGAAGTACATACTTAACACAGTTCGGCTGATGTCGTTGTAAGAGTTTTATATTTCTACAagcttttaagtttttcataAGGAAGAGCCCTTTGTGCATGAAATACATAAAATCGAGGgaaatcagaattttcgaacattcggcAGACTTTACTGCATATACACTGGTGGCCACACAAACCTTACCATTCAAAATCGTCAAATATTGCGCATATTTGACTACACTTTACAGCGGTACGTTTATGcggtatagaaattttttatttagaaataagttaatgacatgttattaatcaaaaatattaaaaattaaaaacaaaacacatttagCTATAGATAAATCAATTGAAAGATAGTGAgctttacaaaatgagctcgaaatgtaagagactgacatgcgatgaaaaaattatattttttatttttttaatttaatttcaattacactattattgaaattaatattttatttttattattttttttaattgaaacactaaacatttaaacattaaaaaactataattataattagataatataatttagtttacttacgcttactaaaaacataaaaaaaacaaaattgacgaaaatcccgaacgaacgaaaaaatccgataaaaaattaaagaaagtatagtggtaaggtttgcgtggacACGAGTGTATTATTGGTATGTGATAagggcaaaaatagataaaatcgagttACTACGATCGTCAACTACCGTATACTACATGACATCATTTTCGTTGATTTTCTAACGTTCTTTTGCCAGCATCTGACAGAATTTCACCGGCTTTGATTTCTGCATgttgcaagattataaaatgtttgattacACCAACTTAGTCCTTAATaacttgttttaaataaattgtaactGTTTTATCACAAATGAGCCTTGTTTTACACGGCTACTTCCCAACTAAATTGCTTGTTGATTAGACTTGAAAGGCATTGTCAAAGGACGAATgtcttataaattttaactaattatttACTGAAACtcaccaaatttttatttctctgaCAGCAAAACGGATTTGATATGCGAAAATAATGTGTACCTCCGATCACTAAACGGTCAccatgaaacatttttttacgcTCAGTCACAAGATCACCATTCAGATACGTTTCAAAATCGTCATTTTGTGGGATTATGAACAATTCACCAcgtatattttcaattatactgaaataaattcatataggataaaataatatttacaataaaaataagagcATATTATAAACATACCAATGGTGATAGGCAACCAAAGGGCCGTCAAGTAATATGTCCGGTTGACTACAATATGACGAAGTGCGCGTACGACCGATCTTTACTTGTCCTTCCGGTAATATGTAAAATAGTGTATTACTAAAAATTGCATCAGCTGTCAAATTGACAAGGCAGGCATGCTTTTGATCTGTCGACAATTCTAAGGCCAGACCCTTACGACGTAACAGTCGTAACTCGGACTTTCGCTGATCTTCAGCTTCTTTCAAGCGTTGCATCCAGGATTTTTGTGCTTTATCCAATTCTCTTTCGCGTTCAGCAAGTTGCTGTCGTAACGCCTCGACCTCACTCTCATCAACAGaagtttcaataattatttttctaggCGTTGGATTACTATTGGCCGACAAACGGCGTTGACGTTCATATTCATTTCTCAGCGACTTAAGGCGATCGACTTCTGCACGTAGCTCCCGTATTATTTTATCATGTGGTGATTCGTTCACTTTGACCCGATTCACTATTGTACGAGCTTGACAAGCATAACGTAAGGTAGCTAGAGTCTCATCGATATTTATATTGGCTGGTGAAATTGTGGCCAGCATAACAGTTTTTGAATTGCCTCCGAGGTTTtcctaaagtaaaaaaaaatgtacttttagtaaataaaagttaaatacatAGTTTAGTCAAAACGAGAAAGatacatattaattattttttaaatgccttTGTAAGTACCTGGGGAATACTTATTTTAAACTTCAGCATTTAAAGCTTTTTCAGCTTtagtttcttatattttatacttttgcaacatattgctacagagtataatagttttgttaacctaacggttgtttgtatcaccaaAAAAACGacaagttgaaatccgagtaactgtctatccgtccgtccATCTGACTGTTTATGCAAGCGATAATTTGagcaaaaattgagatatcgtaatGAAACTTGCTACTTTTCCTTGGCAAAAAGaagtacgagttcgtagatgcgCGTAATCGCATCAatgtcacgcccacaaaacgttattaaacgaaaacctataa includes:
- the LOC105224071 gene encoding kinesin-like protein KIF14, which gives rise to MSGKSVSTRYRSNTTSTGDLTPVMNGRSKLTPSGLRHRVVHKAESGHKNHLEDKCGTKSGIFNKVLSDDNHLNTPRITPRSTAINACYTPSSLFRNVMSTPLNKVRTPYSTTSATKSKGKNIEATSTSQIVDDTEISNLTVAVRVRPLNAQECSLAKVTNVVRVCGNELTVSAGMTADCTAGLTHSFTYDHIFDSTDPDNEFYANQDDVFVGTSMPLIDRAFQGYNACLFAYGQTGSGKSYSMMGIEALDDDASGNSIPHPDAGIIPRFCRELFKRLENMKHSIRAEIEISYFEIYNEKIHDLLCVANSENNCSVGSVHVASTPTSTSVTNRPALKVREHPIWGPYVVDLSIHPVDSYEAMRNWLAVGNSQRATAATGMNDKSSRSHSIFNIVLNLTEISHDLSKNKSEETGTRQTRRSRISLVDLAGSERISMVGSNGDRIREGVSINKSLLTLGKVIAALADSKKNTVNGSVFVPYRESVLTWLLRENLGGNSKTVMLATISPANINIDETLATLRYACQARTIVNRVKVNESPHDKIIRELRAEVDRLKSLRNEYERQRRLSANSNPTPRKIIIETSVDESEVEALRQQLAERERELDKAQKSWMQRLKEAEDQRKSELRLLRRKGLALELSTDQKHACLVNLTADAIFSNTLFYILPEGQVKIGRTRTSSYCSQPDILLDGPLVAYHHCIIENIRGELFIIPQNDDFETYLNGDLVTERKKMFHGDRLVIGGTHYFRISNPFCCQRNKNLVVDFQMAHEEILLKQEEKLRNELEEEKRAALSRIEFERAENERNFNERMQKLELEQLKYKCNREILETERKAFQVEAQNNTDKTPVITPYTPTFKSNLLDDINNIMQNPSDKSLHKTQLMVKEATQRCRSLGMQVEFRHSQVLDEFGIFHTVVLLHDKLHQRKAEWPIARLNVWLDMVRNNEDLNSHNVFNCVDMNWEPLEGDDCATISDSLNSSRISLNLSIVKDALLKKPINKLHLFNTSSHSPSPIKASSLSNDECFVQSSLPGRFITKKVLKYDDCIDSSPKNTPNISQNLTANNTPLNSNNLRSDFNALALIHLRDMERSASRLRMLCNRFNNEQENVPNDISSEGQQRFRDSLMEIEKIMHGMRSYLDRSEFMADGEVPAAKMPKAVRFLID